A genome region from Fusarium musae strain F31 chromosome 5, whole genome shotgun sequence includes the following:
- a CDS encoding hypothetical protein (CAZy:GH139~EggNog:ENOG41), translated as MGYLNRILPVLLLCCTGVLAVLPASYDVVWDKPGINGSADSMPLGGGDIGLNTWYENGTILMYIAKSGTFDENNSLLKLGRVRLSFDPNPFDSKSFEQRLLLNDGYVKYTGEDNATAKIWVDVFNPVVHIEVDSPEKITVKVAYENWRYEDRPIINEERNQGSWGIYTSKIANGTTYADKIGFHENGVLMSHRNEKLDLWNFQMKQQGLEKHSDKMYNPMRDNEFGIFVHSEQLKPGAVTNGHYINTTYKAWNLGTKSPRKSFKITLAMYQAQTESHDEWYKGLQKVIKTAVKNTQDATLAWWHDYWTRSYIIINEDKGEKDAGFQVGKNYQVWRYLMGCNAKGDWPTKFNGGLWTFDPIYVNIWRPYTPDYRRWGGGTFTAQNQRLLYWPLLRSGDFDIMTQQFDFYKRITPNAVLRGQVYQDIDAAYFLEQIDNTGLSNVFEYNAQWYDDDANTPRPGFFPDGELWNVWLNHVQDTANEFADMILQANIYSGFDVKPYLEFIEYQLAWFDKFYTREMQKRNPWPLTGMAGNESLVIYPGSGAETYKESYNPVSTLAGLRQVVKDLVIVDEYTLQNKTYYTKYLAKIPANTLRQQQGHTCIAPAEAYTRVQNSEVPQLYTVFPWPEYGLGLPNLTHAINTYLYDTETFSFHGNTGWKQDVIWLARMGFTANATAMTEDRYAPSKVCKFPTFKGPNFDWTPDLNHYGSAAIGLQEQLIQTFVGDDIRLLAAWPKTWDARFKVWAPRNTTVEGTVKAGKMEKLTVLPKSRKGDVIIGQD; from the exons ATGGGCTACCTCAATCGGATCTTGCCGGTGCTCTTGCTTTGCTGTACCGGTGTGCTGGCTGTACTCCCTGCATCATATGATGTTGTCTGGGATAAACCTGGTATCAATGGCTCCGCTGACTCTATGCCTCTCGGCGGCGGTGATATTGGCCTAAACACTTGGTATGAGAATG GCACCATCCTCATGTACATCGCCAAGAGCGGGACATTTGACGAGAACAATTCTTTGCTGAAGCTTGGTCGCGTCAGGCTTTCATTTGATCCTAATCCATTCGACAGCAAATCATTCGAACAAAGACTGCTACTCAACGACGGTTACGTCAAGTACACTGGCGAAGACAATGCGACTGCCAAGATCTGGGTCGACGTCTTCAACCCCGTCGTGCACATTGAGGTCGATAGCCCCGAGAAGATCACCGTCAAGGTTGCTTACGAAAACTGGCGTTACGAAGACCGCCCAATTATCAATGAGGAGCGCAACCAGGGTTCATGGGGTATCTATACTTCCAAGATCGCAAACGGCACCACCTACGCCGACAAGATTGGCTTCCATGAGAATGGTGTACTTATGAGCCATCGTAATGAGAAGCTGGATCTATGGAACTTCCAGATGAAACAGCAGGGACTTGAGAAGCACTCTGATAAGATGTACAACCCCATGCGCGACAATGAATTTGGTATCTTTGTTCATTCCGAGCAGCTGAAACCTGGCGCTGTCACGAACGGCCACTATATCAACACTACGTACAAAGCCTGGAATCTTGGGACCAAATCACCTAGAAAATCTTTCAAGATTACTCTTGCGATGTATCAGGCTCAGACCGAGAGTCACGATGAGTGGTACAAAGGTCTTCAAAAGGTCATTAAGACTGCAGTCAAGAACACCCAGGACGCGACTCTTGCTTGGTGGCATGATTACTGGACTCGATcctacatcatcatcaatgaaGATAAGGGCGAGAAGGATGCAGGCTTCCAGGTCGGTAAGAACTATCAGGTCTGGCGATACCTCATGGGATGCAATGCCAAGGGCGACTGGCCCACCAAGTTCAACGGCGGTCTTTGGACTTTCGATCCCATCTATGTCAACATTTGGCGTCCTTACACACCCGACTATCGCCGCTGGGGTGGCGGTACATTCACTGCTCAGAACCAGCGTCTTCTATACTGGCCTCTTCTGCGATCGGGTGACTTTGATATCATGACGCAGCAGTTTGATTTTTACAAGCGCATCACTCCCAACGCCGTTCTACGTGGTCAGGTTTACCAGGACATCGATGCTGCGTACTTCCTGGAGCAGATTGACAACACCGGCTTATCAAATGTGTTTGAGTATAATGCGCAGTggtatgatgatgatgctaaTACTCCGCGACCTGGCTTTTTTCCTGACGGCGAGCTTTGGAATGTCTGGTTGAACCATGTGCAGGACACGGCCAA TGAGTTTGCCGACATGATATTACAGGCCAACATCTACTCCGGATTTGATGTCAAACCGTACCTCGAGTTCATCGAGTATCAACTCGCCTGGTTCGACAAGTTTTACACTCGGGAAATGCAGAAGCGCAATCCTTGGCCCTTGACCGGTATGGCCGGTAACGAATCCCTCGTCATTTATCCAGGCTCTGGTGCCGAGACATACAAGGAGTCTTACAACCCCGTCTCCACCCTCGCTGGTCTACGTCAAGTCGTCAAAgatctcgtcatcgtcgacGAGTACACACTCCAGAACAAGACTTACTACACCAAGTACCTGGCCAAGATCCCTGCAAACACTTTACGCCAGCAACAGGGTCACACGTGCATTGCTCCAGCCGAAGCGTACACACGCGTTCAAAATAGTGAAGTCCCTCAGCTATACACTGTCTTCCCTTGGCCCGAGTATGGTCTCGGCCTTCCTAACCTCACGCACGCTATCAACACTTATCTCTACGACACCGAGACGTTCTCATTCCACGGCAACACTGGCTGGAAGCAGGATGTTATCTGGCTTGCACGAATGGGCTTCACAGCCAACGCTACTGCCATGACGGAAGATCGGTATGCACCAAGCAAGGTGTGCAAGTTCCCGACTTTCAAGGGTCCTAACTTCGACTGGACTCCGGATCTTAATCACTATGGTTCTGCTGCTATTGGACTCCAGGAGCAGCTTATTCAGACTTTTGTTGGGGACGACATTAGATTGCTTGCTGCTTGGCCCAAGACTTGGGACGCGCGGTTCAAGGTCTGGGCTCCGCGTAATACCACAGTCGAAGGGACCGTGAAGGCTGGTAAGATGGAGAAGCTAACGGTCCTACCCAAATCTCGCAAGGGCGACGTCATTATTGGCCAAGATTGA
- a CDS encoding hypothetical protein (EggNog:ENOG41), whose translation MRFYASFSLALGLVAASPCKPPSSTVVSEAISSSVATDISSTLIESASSTIDSTATTTETDVVATSTSAESSVVETSTAIGSTSTDYTEVSVSTTESLPEPTSTGTTGTTSEATAPIDTTTALTTKASFVETTTAVATTTTSEAVPTGFFLVAGDGPALGDKVKSNGDSFTAMVFGDRGSSFNPVRFLVDETSGELQQDGVTVCAFYQAGLPYAMITRCENDSLYYGSVPLNCASFGAPGTSISCSAVKLDCQTTGPGSSQACTRSQDSDWDTFYITTSGDYVWYLSSGTLQNDFMTRVEVFVDHVEVSPPVQT comes from the exons ATGCGCTTTTACGCCTCGTTTTCGCTGGCCCTTGGGCTTGTGGCTGCTAGCCCTTGCAAGCCACCGTCTTCCA CCGTTGTGTCAGAGGCTATTTCATCATCTGTTGCGACCGACATCTCGAGTACGCTCATCGAGTCTGCTTCTTCCACGATTGACTCCACCGCGACGACTACTGAGACCGATGTCGTTGCAACCTCGACCTCGGCCGAGTCCTCTGTAGTCGAGACTTCGACTGCAATTGGCTCGACGAGCACCGACTACACCGAAGTCAGCGTCTCAACAACTGAGTCTTTACCCGAGCCGACCTCTACTGGTACGACTGGTACGACTTCTGAAGCCACTGCTCCAATCGATACGACTACAGCCCTCACAACAAAGGCTTCATTCGTTGAAACAACTACAGCTGTCgctaccaccaccacttccGAGGCAGTTCCAACAGGTTTTTTCCTCGTCGCGGGTGACGGTCCAGCTCTAGGAGACAAAGTCAAGTCCAACGGCGACAGTTTCACTGCCATGGTATTCGGCGACCGTGGCTCGAGTTTCAACCCCGTTCGCTTCCTAGTTGACGAAACCAGCGGCGAGCTCCAACAGGACGGCGTGACCGTCTGTGCATTCTATCAAGCCGGGCTCCCTTACGCCATGATCACGCGGTGCGAAAACGACAGCCTCTACTACGGCAGTGTCCCTCTCAACTGTGCATCATTTGGGGCTCCTGGCACCTCTATCAGCTGCAGTGCTGTGAAATTGGACTGTCAGACAACTGGACCGGGTTCCTCTCAGGCGTGTACAAGATCACAGGATTCCGATTGGGACACGTTCTATATCACTACCAGTGGTGATTATGTCTGGTATCTTAGCTCGGGGACGTTGCAGAACGACTTCATGACCAGGGTTGAAGTGTTTGTTGATCATGTTGAGGTCAGCCCTCCGGTACAAACATAA